The Gavia stellata isolate bGavSte3 chromosome 1, bGavSte3.hap2, whole genome shotgun sequence genome has a segment encoding these proteins:
- the GPR162 gene encoding probable G-protein coupled receptor 162 translates to MGDSESESTLHNNSLWWLACGMLALLANSWIILSITAKQQKHKPLELLLCFLAGTHILMAAVPLTTYAVVQLRRESSDYDWNESICKVFVSTYYTLALATCFTVASLSYHRMWMVRWPVNYRLSNAKKQALHAVMGIWMVSFILSTLPSIGWHNNGERYYARGCQFIVSKIGLGFGVCFSLLLLGGIVMGLVCVGITFYQTLWAHRRRRQCRHQRAEEASSCSSSAHTTFNVPAIVVEDVRGKRRSSLDGSESAKTSLQMTNLISAIVFLYDTLTGVPILVVSFFSLRYDTAPTWMVLAVLWCSMVQTLLLPSFIWSCERYRADLRTVWEQCVAIMSEEDGDDDGVCDDYGDGRICKVRFDANGAAAVKRDSRDIKLLPMHHMLLPQDKVHYLQVPISRRMSHDETNIFSAHRSAPSFLHKWSSSDDIRISTPRKPGGPGFLPPQLHDYQHRRRPPEDELTTLRQFLEGGLMPRGSSSSACFFRDEITTFIDETPLPSPACSPRHSRLPLASRRDRRLSLGSREEENTDRPRRCSLAGNEAWHLQDGEQAPRERTLEACEAQTFQDPKL, encoded by the exons ATGGGGGACTCTGAATCAGAGTCCACCTTGCACAACAACTCACTGTGGTGGCTGGCATGTGGGATGTTAGCCCTGTTGGCCAACTCTTGGATTATCCTCAGCATCACGGCCAAACAACAGAAACACAAgcccctggagctgctgctgtgcttccTTGCTGGGACCCACATCCTTATGGCAGCAGTACCCCTCACCACCTACGCCGTGGTGCAGCTGCGGCGCGAGTCCTCCGACTACGACTGGAACGAAAGCATCTGCAAGGTCTTTGTCTCCACGTACTACACCCTGGCGCTGGCCACCTGCTTCACAGTGGCCTCCCTTTCCTACCACCGGATGTGGATGGTGAGGTGGCCAGTCAACTACCGGCTGAGCAACGCCAAGAAGCAGGCTCTGCACGCGGTCATGGGTATCTGGATGGTATCATTCATCCTCTCCACCCTGCCCTCCATCGGCTGGCACAACAACGGCGAGCGCTACTATGCCCGTGGCTGCCAGTTCATTGTCAGCAAGATTGGGCTGGGCTTCGGTGTCTGCTTTAGCCTCCTGCTGCTCGGAGGAATCGTCATGGGCTTGGTGTGCGTGGGTATCACTTTCTACCAGACCCTGTGGGCACACAGAAGACGCCGGCAGTGCCGCCATCAGAGGGCAGAGGAAGCGTCATCCTGCTCTTCATCAGCACACACCACTTTCAATGTGCCGGCCATTGTAGTGGAGGACGTACGAGGCAAAAGGAGGTCTTCACTGGATGGCTCCGAGTCAGCCAAGACCTCCTTGCAGATGACCAACCTCATCAGCGCTATTGTCTTCCTCTATGACACGCTCACTGGGGTGCCTATCTTG GTCGTGAGCTTTTTTAGCCTGCGCTATGATACGGCTCCCACCTGGATGGTCCTGGCTGTGCTCTGGTGCTCCATGGTGCAGaccctgctgctcccctccttcATCTGGTCCTGCGAGCGCTACCGAGCAGATCTCCGCACCGTGTGGGAGCAGTGTGTGGCTATCATGTCTGAGGAAGACGGAGATGACG ATGGTGTGTGTGACGATTATGGCGATGGCAGGATCTGCAAAGTGAGATTTGATGCGAACGGTGCTGCAGCTGTGAAGCGGGACTCCCGGGACATCAAGCTGCTACCCATGCACCACATGTTGTTGCCCCAGGACAAGGTGCACTACCTGCAG GTCCCTATCTCCCGGAGAATGTCACACGATGAGACTAACATCTTCTCCGCCCACCGCTCCGCTCCATCCTTCCTACACAAGTGGTCTTCATCTGACGACATCCGCATTTCCACCCCCCGCAAGCCCGGAGGCCCTGGCTTCTTGCCTCCTCAGCTGCATGACTACCAGCACCGCCGGCGGCCCCCAGAAGACGAGCTGACGACCCTACGGCAGTTTTTGGAGGGGGGGCTGATGCCGCGGGGCTCCAGCTCCAGCGCCTGCTTCTTCCGAGATGAGATCACCACCTTCATTGACGAGACGCCACTacccagcccagcctgcagcccacGGCACTCCCGTCTCCCTCTCGCATCACGCCGCGATCGCCGCCTCTCCCTCGGCAGCCGAGAGGAGGAGAACACCGACCGGCCACGGCGCTGCTCCTTGGCTGGCAACGAAGCCTGGCATCTGCAGGACGGAGAGCAGGCGCCGCGTGAAAGGACCCTTGAGGCCTGTGAGGCACAGACCTTCCAGGATCCCAAACTATGA
- the P3H3 gene encoding prolyl 3-hydroxylase 3, with product MASLLRLGLLLAAAAAASPGRLVPYDLLYADGVRAYFARDWGRAAELLQRALHSYAGLRAARRACRAVCRREAAFLGGPPGAGPWEAALFGRVLQRADCLQHCLGRRLGAAPSAHRASRAVRRDFEQREPYNYLQVAFFQLKKLDQAVSAAHTFFVANPQHLQMREDIEKYRRMSGVKSDNFRDLEATPHWEAYEAGVQHYDADAYLQAAARLEESLAEALSALEECRALCEGPWEDEDEEEDMQPGLYEAIAAHYIQVLKCRQQCVLEIATKPGRISATEDFIPSHLDLLQFAYDQVGNQALAAECAASYLLFYPTDEPMLEKMKQYRTELGEDTAVAARESIQHYVQRSLMEKKLIYYAVEHLGGTFNDPDLWTPDELIPENLKEKHREDQEKQKQETLDVEEREKRGPLPFEGIAVTMDSHQMNGTQRVVFDRVLTESECKDLLRLTKAAGEVGDGYRARRSPHTPHERFEGLTVLKAMQLAQNGDVDWRDAKLLLQASEKSRKIIESYFTPGKKLHFSFTHLVCRTAVDEEQEGRMDLSHPVHADNCLLDPEGQECWREPPAYVYRDYSGILYLNDDFQGGGLFFTEMDTVTVTAEVHPKCGRLVAFSSGKENPHGVWAVSRGRRCAIALWYTHSREHAEQERVKAEELMEQDWPDREERQGADHSGRSFSELPVPNSGARPTSRRHKPGSDRTQQPKELRARDEF from the exons ATGGCCTCGCTCCTCCGCCTCGGCCTCCTcctggccgccgccgccgccgcctcgccggGCCGCCTGGTCCCCTACGACCTGCTGTACGCCGACGGGGTGCGGGCGTACTTCGCCCGCGACTGGGGGCGGGCGGCCGAGCTGCTGCAGCGCGCCCTCCACAGCTacgcggggctgcgggcggcccGCCGCGCCTGCCGCGCCGTCTGCCGCCGGGAGGCGGCCTTCCTCGGCGGGCCGCCGGGGGCCGGGCCCTGGGAGGCCGCGCTCTTCGGCCGGGTGCTGCAGCGCGCCGactgcctgcagcactgcctgGGGCGCCGGCTGGGCGCCGCGCCCTCCGCCCACCGCGCCAGCCGCGCCGTCCGCCGGGACTTCGAGCAGAGGGAGCCCTACAACTACCTCCAGGTGGCCTTCTTCCAG CTGAAGAAGCTGGACCAGGCCGTGTCCGCCGCTCACACCTTCTTCGTCGCTAATCCCCAGCACCTCCAAATGCGGGAGGACATCGAGAAGTACCGGCGTATGTCAGGGGTGAAGTCGGACAACTTCCGGGACCTGGAGGCCACGCCGCACTGG GAAGCGTACGAGGCTGGGGTGCAGCACTACGATGCAGATGCGTACCTGCAGGCTGCGGCCAGGCTGGAGGAGTCACTCGCAGAGGCGCTGTCAGCGCTGGAAGAGTGTCGTGCCCTGTGTGAAGGGCCTTGGGAGGAtgaggacgaggaggaggacATGCAACCTGGCCTGTACGAAGCCATTGCAG CCCATTATATTCAAGTTTTGAAGTGCAGACAGCAGTGCGTCCTCGAAATTGCCACAAAGCCGGGGCGGATTTCTGCCACGGAAGATTTCATACCCTCTCATCTTGATTTACTGCAGTTTGCCTACGATCAAG TGGGGAACCAGGCGCTGGCTGCTGAATGTGCTGCTTCCTACTTGCTCTTCTATCCCACGGATGAGCCAATGttggagaaaatgaaacagtatCGCACAGAactgggagaggacacagctgtCGCAGCCAGAGAG aGTATTCAACATTACGTGCAGAGGTCTTTGATGGAGAAGAAGTTGATTTATTACGCAGTGGAGCATCTAGGAGGAACTTTTAATGACCCC GATCTTTGGACTCCAGATGAGCTGATTCCTGAAAACCTAAAAGAGAAACACAG AGAGGATCAGGAGAAGCAAAAGCAGGAAACTCTGGATgtggaagagagggagaagaggg GTCCTTTGCCCTTTGAGGGTATTGCTGTCACGATGGATTCCCACCAGATGAATGGAACCCAGAGGGTCGTGTTCGACAGAGTGCTGACGGAGTCTGAGTGTAAGGACCTTCTCCGGCTGACAAAG GCAGCAGGAGAAGTAGGAGATGGCTACCGGGCAAGACGGTCGCCTCATACCCCACATGAGAGGTTTGAAGGGTTAACCGTTTTGAAGGCCATGCAG CTGGCCCAGAATGGGGACGTGGACTGGAGAGATGCCAAATTGCTTCTGCAGGCCAGTGAGAAATCGCGGAAAATCATAGAGTCCTATTTCACTCCTGGAAAGAAACTGCATTTCTCATTCACACACCTTGTGTGTCGGACGGCCGTAGACG AGGAACAGGAAGGTCGCATGGATCTTAGTCATCCTGTCCATGCTGATAATTGTCTCTTGGATCCTGAGGGGCAAGAGTGCTGGCGAGAACCGCCTGCCTACGTGTACAGGGACTACAG TGGCATCCTCTACCTCAATGATGACTTCCAAGGTGGGGGccttttcttcactgaaatggaCACTGTGACTGTCACA GCTGAAGTGCATCCTAAGTGTGGGAGGCTGGTAGCCTTCAGCTCTGGCAAGGAGAACCCCCACGGCGTGTGGGCAGTGAGCCGCGGAAGGCGCTGCGCCATCGCTCTCTGGTACACACACTCCCGGGAGCATGCTGAGCAG GAACGGGTGAAGGCAGAGGAGCTGATGGAGCAGGACTGGCCTGACAGAGAAGAACGTCAGGGGGCTGATCACAGCGGCAGATCCTTCTCAGAGCTTCCCGTTCCCAACAGCGGAGCCAGGCCCACAAGCCGGAGACACAAGCCTGGCTCGGACAGGACGCAGCAGCCCAAGGAGCTGCGGGCCCGAGATGAGTTCTGA
- the GNB3 gene encoding guanine nucleotide-binding protein G(I)/G(S)/G(T) subunit beta-3 has translation MGEMEQMKQEAEQLKKQIADARKACADTTLAQIVSGVEVVGRIQMRTRRTLRGHLAKIYAMHWSTDSKLMVSASQDGKLIVWDTYTTNKVHAIPLRSSWVMTCAYAPSGNFVACGGLDNMCSIYNLKTREGNVKVSRELSAHTGYLSCCRFLDDNNIVTSSGDTTCALWDIETGQQKTVFLGHTGDCMSLAVSPDFKLFISGACDATAKLWDVREGTCRQTFSGHESDINAICFFPNGEAICTGSDDATCRLFDLRADQELIVYSHESIICGITSVAFSRSGRLLLAGYDDFNCNIWDSLKAERVGILSGHDNRVSCLGVTADGMAVATGSWDSFLKVWN, from the exons ATGGGGGAAATGGAACAGATGAAGCAGGAGGCTGAGCAGCTGAAGAAGCAGATTGCG gatgccCGGAAAGCCTGTGCAGACACAACGCTTGCTCAG ATTGTGTCTGGAGTGGAGGTTGTTGGTCGGATTCAGATGCGGACCCGAAGGACCCTGCGTGGGCACCTGGCCAAGATCTACGCCATGCACTGGTCCACGGACTCCAA ACTTATGGTCAGTGCCTCACAAGACGGGAAACTGATTGTGTGGGACACATACACAACTAACAAG GTTCATGCCATCCCTTTGCGTTCTTCCTGGGTCATGACCTGTGCCTATGCCCCCTCAGGCAATTTTGTGGCCTGTGGGGGCCTTGACAACATGTGCTCCATCTACAACCTCAAGACTCGTGAAGGCAACGTCAAAGTGAGCAGGGAGCTCTCAGCCCATACAG GTTACCTCTCCTGCTGCCGATTTCTTGATGACAACAATATTGTGACTAGCTCTGGAGATACCACATG CGCGCTCTGGGACATTGAGACGGGGCAGCAGAAGACGGTGTTCCTGGGTCACACCGGAGACTGTATGAGCTTGGCCGTCTCCCCAGACTTCAAACTCTTCATCTCTGGGGCCTGTGATGCTACTGCCAAACTGTGGGACGTGCGGGAGGGCACCTGCCGTCAGACCTTCTCAGGGCACGAGTCTGATATCAACGCCATCTGC TTCTTCCCTAACGGTGAAGCCATCTGCACCGGCTCAGACGATGCCACTTGCCGTCTCTTTGACCTCCGGGCAGACCAGGAGCTCATAGTGTACTCTCACGAGAGCATCATCTGCGGAATCACATCAGTCGCCTTCTCCCGCAGTGGGCGCCTCTTGCTTGCTGGATATGACGACTTCAACTGCAACATCTGGGACTCCCTGAAAGCAGAGCGTGTGG GAATCCTTTCTGGCCACGACAACAGAGTGAGCTGCCTGGGGGTGACGGCAGATGGCATGGCCGTTGCCACCGGCTCCTGGGACAGCTTCCTCAAGGTTTGGAACTGA